One Spinacia oleracea cultivar Varoflay chromosome 4, BTI_SOV_V1, whole genome shotgun sequence DNA segment encodes these proteins:
- the LOC110801299 gene encoding uncharacterized protein — translation MTRSEKILDDADGGYSSTSSYSSSPYPQKIVGKKLDDQFSKFLDTISKLCVSLSFIEALKQMPHYSRFMRDILCGKRTCGPKDTVHLPESCIALLLSLFPPKLKDPGSFSIPCSIQKLKFDNSLWDLGASVRILPYKIYEKLNLGDLTPTPMSLPLADCSVMFPLGSVDDVPLVIGKLTFLVDFIVLDIDEDAHTPIILWRLFLATAGALIDVQGGLITLKARDAKASFKLPIDDECCSKKKRVA, via the exons ATGACTAGGAGTGAGAAGATTTTAGATGATG CCGACGGAGGTTACTCTTCTACCTCTTCCTACTCTTCCTCTCCCTATCCTCAAAAGATTGTTGGAAAGAAATTGGATGACCAATTCTCCAAGTTTCTGGATACTATTAGTAAGCTCTGTGTGTCATTGTCTTTCATTGAGGCGCTTAAGCAAATGCCACATTATTCTCGGTTCATGAGAGACATTTTGTGTGGCAAAAGAACTTGTGGCCCCAAGGACACCGTGCATCTCCCGGAGAGTTGTATTGCCTTGCTTTTGAGTCTGTTTCCCCCAAAGCTCAAGGATCCCGGGAGTTTCTCGATTCCTTGTAGCATCCAAAAGCTGAAATTTGATAACTCTCTTTGGGATTTGGGGGCAAGCGTGAGAATTTTGCCTTACAAAATCTATGAGAAGCTTAATCTTGGTGATCTCACCCCTACCCCTATGTCTTTGCCACTAGCCGATTGCTCGGTTATGTTCCCTTTGGGTAGCGTTGATGATGTTCCCCTTGTGATAGGGAAGTTGACTTTTCTTGTTGACTTCATTGTCTTGGATATTGATGAGGACGCCCACACCCCTATTATCTTATGGAGGCTATTCTTGGCCACGGCGGGTGCTCTCATTGATGTTCAAGGTGGTCTTATCACCTTGAAGGCGAGAGATGCCAAGGCTAGTTTTAAGCTTCCTATTGATGATGAATGTTGTTCCAAGAAAAAAAGAGTTGCATGA